The Deltaproteobacteria bacterium genomic interval ACTGAACAATCCGTAGTTACCTTTAGCGACGCGAGCGGTGATCCCCTACCTTTTCCGTCTATGTGGTCCACCTCTACCCTTCCCTCGATTTTGACTCGGCTTGCTAACGGTGCCTTTAGCGTGCGTTCTGCAATCCGCGAGTCCACTTATCTACTACTAAACTTTGAGTCAGAGACCCCAGGCCTGACAGATCCATTGCTAGTCAATGCCAATACATTGAGTGACATGAGTCAGTATTTCGGTAAGCCACTCTTCGACTTTCGAGGCAGAAGGCTTAATTACTTGCGTTTCTCGCTCACTGAGGCATGCAACATGGCCTGTACGTATTGCCTACCAGAAGGATATCCGCAGTGGTATCGACATAAAGCGACTTTGACGCTGCCGCAAATAACCACCCTACTAGGCGGCTTTAGACGTCTAGGATTTCGAAAAGTTAGATTCACCGGAGGAGAACCTACAACCCATCGTAGTTGTCTTCAGGCTGTCGCTGTCGCTGACTCCATGGGATTCGAGACTATTGCCATAACTACCAATGGACTGCTCATCGGAGATCTAAAGCCTTGGATTAATGCTGGACTGACCCATCTGAATGTCAGTCTCGACAGCCTCGACGAGGATGAGTTTCTACAACTCACCAAAAGCAAAGAATTAAAAAAAGTCCTTCAACTCATCGAACAAGCAGCGGCCCTAGGAATCAAGACCAAAGTCAATACAGTGTTAATGCGATCGGTAAATGGTTCTCGGTCAAGTATTATTAGACTACTAGACTGGGTGTCCAAGACTCCAATTACACTTAGATTTATTGAGTTGATGGATACTGGCCTCAATCATAGCTTCGCAGCTCGAGAGAGAATACTCGGCACGGACATTGAGCCCCTATTAATCGAGCGAGGGTACGCGAGGGTCAACCAAGATACGAAAAACCTGAATCCCGAGGGGCCGGCTGTTAATTATGCACACCCATTTTGGTCCGGCCAAATTGGACTAATAAACCCACTGTCTGGAAACTTCTGCAATACTTGCAATAGGTTAAGGATTACTGCCCGCGGCAACCTGAAACTTTGTTTGTTTGGCGACCAAGATTCAGCGCTAGACATGACCTCTCCCGAGGCTGTCGCCTTGAATGTCCAGCAGCTAATTGGTACAAAGCCCGAGCGGCACTATTTGGACGTCGGAAACTACGGTAACGTCGCCACTTTCCGCACTATTGGTGGTTGAATTAGATACACCAGAATAGGTTTGCGGTGGGTTCTCGTGCATGGGTGATTTTTCACATTTGAGTCAGGACGGCAACGCCAGGATGGTCGATATCGGTGCTAAGGCTATCACCGCACGGAAGGCCCTAGTCGGCGGATGCGTCTCGATCTCGAAGGATTGTCGTGCTGCTCTCAAAGCAGAGAGCATCCGTGAGATCATAACAACGGCCCGAATTGCGGGGATTCAAGCTAGTAAGCAATGCTCCATGCTTATCCCCTTATGCCACCAAATCGCTCTTAACAAAGTCGAAATCGAGATCGTCTTGGATCCGAACAAACTTCAGTTCTCATTATCAGTTCAGGCCCACTCTGCTGGAAGCACTGGGGTCGAAATGGAAGCTCTTACTGCAGCATCTATTGCAGGTCTTACCATTTATGACATGATCAAGGCTGTCGATCCGGCCGCAACGGTGGGACCATTCCGTCTGTTGCACAAGTCGGGAGGTAAACATGGTGAGTGGAGCCGGGATGACTGAATCACGTACTTCGAAAGTGCTAGTTAGCTCCGATCGTGCCGCTGATGGTATCTACGGGGATCTTAGTGGGCCGGCTGCAGCTAACTGGCTGGAATTGCATGGCTATAGAGTAGAAGGTATCCAGATTGTCGCAGACGATCGCCTTGAATTAGGTAGAGCTATCGAGATTGCGTGCTCTGGTGAGATCGATCTTCTAGTGATTTCTGGCGGTACAGGCCTTGGTAGCCGCGACATCACCCCACAAACCCTTGATGCGATTGCAGATTACTCCATTCCTGGCTTTGGAGAGCTACTACGTCGGGAAAGCTTACGCTATTCACTTAATGCCTATTTGAGCCGCTGTGGAGGGTGGGTCAAAAATCGCGTCCTCGTGCTCGCGCTACCAGGAAATCCCAAAGCGGTATGTGAGCAATTAGATATACTGAGCGATCTCCTTCCGCATGCTCTAAAGAGCCTAGGGGATGCTTGTAAAGATCGTCGCGCCCCGGTGGATGTGCATGATTAGTTACGAGCGAGCGCTTGAAATCATTGCAACTCTGCCCCGCAGCAGCCAACTTGGCTCCGTGCAGCTTGAGCATGCTTTGGGTCGTATATTAGCGACTGATTTAGCTGCTCGCATACCATCCCCCCCCTTCTGTAATAGCGCCATGGATGGATATGTCTGCCGGTGGGATGAATTAGTTAGTACCCCACTCAAAGTGTCGGGCTTATTAAAGGCCCAAGCAAACCCCTCTGTCTCATGGACTTCACCCCGCGAATCCGGCACCTGCTTCCGCATAACCACAGGAAGTCCGGTTCCCCCATGGGCCGATACCGTTGTACCTCACGAGGGAGTGAAAGTCAGAAGCGACGGTCGTATTGAGCTCAACGGTCAACTTAAACCAGGGGATAACATTCGTCGTGCAGGAGAGGATCTGACTGAAGGTGAGCAAATAATTGCCAGCGGGACTCTGCTCGATCCCGAGCGAATCATGCTGGCTGCAGCCTTTGGTCATGAAACTTTGCTAACGTTTGAGCCACCGAAAATTATCGTCGCCACCAGCGGGGATGAGATTGTAAGCCCTGGATCTCAATTACCCTTCGGCGCCATGTTCAACTCCAATCGGTATTTTTTGCAGGCATCCCTCCAAAAATTAGGTCTGAGTTGCGCCAGTGAACCAATTCACTTGCGAGATGAACTCTCGGTTGCGGTAAAGCGAATGAAGGAAGAGTTAGGGAATTCATCTGGCTCGACTATGACAATAACTACCGGGGCGGTATCGGCCGGCGACACAGACTTCATACCCGAACTTGTCAGGACTTTGGGGTTTAAAATCCTTTTCCACAAAGTTGCTGTAAGACCTGGAAAGCCGGTGATGCTTGCAATACGCGATCAACATGTATGGCTAGGTTTACCAGGAAATCCCCTGGCTACTTGCACTGGTTGGTACTATTTTGGACGACCAGTGCTCACCGCAATAAGCGGTCTGGCACCTACAAAGAAGCAAATTGTGCAGTGTTCAACCGACCTAACTAAGCCTGAAAGCTTGCGTTGCTTTTATCGTGGCATTTTAAATGCCGACGGCCTGAAAATCTCACCCAAGCAGGGAAGCGCTCACTTCTCAGCTTCGATTGATAACAATGCTTATGTGGAGCTACCAGCGGGTTACTCCACAATCCAAGCCGGGACCAAGCTCCTGGCGCTAACACCATAAACAACTGAAAGAATTACACCTTGGACACCAACCAACCAACCGAACCTACTGTCGAAATAACTAAGAAACAGCGAGTCATTGCCGCTCGTGGTCAAGAGGTTAACGTCGATTACTTCCTGTTTTCTTGCCTCGAGCAAGAGCGTCTGGAGAGAGCTCAGGGGGCAGGTACACCGCCTTTACAGTGGCCAGGTCTCACCAGCGGCGCGACGCAGCAGGCAGAAGTTACTCAGCCATTCGAAAGCTTGGTTTCGGAGCTTTGTCAGTGGTATAGCGATCGCTTCCCAGAGCTAACATCGAACCGAAAGATAGACCACGAACAGCTAGTCGAGGTCGTTCCAGCCTTTGTTGCCATGTGCCGTGATCTCGCAGATCTATTCAAAATCAAATCGGATCAAAACTTGCCTGCGTTGCCAGTTGCGGCGGGTATAGATCGCAGCCCCTGGGATGCAATAGAAGGCGCCATACGACGCTTTTTCTCGAGCAACAGTCATCTATTCCTGCGCTACCTTTCATGGGCACACGGCGCTGAGAGAGTTGAAGAGTTTGTACCAGGTAGCCGCCCTCCCGTTGGCAAATATGCTCCTCCCCCGTTGCCTCGTAGTGGCAGCCGTGATGCTCGCACTGGCCGATCTGATCGTCTGAGTGGGAGTAAAGGTAAGGGGGATAGGGGCGGTAAACACGAAAAACCCGAATTCCGCACCCGTAACGAAAGACCTTCTCGACCCGATAGGGACCGCCAGAGACCCTTCAAAAATCATAAAGAACAAGGACCTCAGCAAGAACACAAACGCCGTCCACGCAAGAGCGACGAGGAGACGGCTAAGCTCACCGACAAAGCTATGGCCGAAGTAAATCAGGCGATTGCGACGCTGCGTTCTGATAGTTCTGTGCAGGAAATCACATTACTGCCAACCAATAGTTTCTACCGGCGCATCCAACATCAAGAAATCGTTGATGCTGGTTTTGTCTCGAATTCCGTTGGTGAAGGGGCCGATCGGGCGGTGAAAATTACGCGAAAGTAAATGTTATGACTGCTTATACAATGGCAAATCGTGTCGTAGTCATAACAGGCGCTAGCTCGGGGATCGGTGCCGCGTGTGCAAGGGCTTTTGCAAGCCATGGGTGTAGGCTAGCCTTGGGGGCACGACGTACCGATAGACTTGCTTCATTAGCACGTGAACTGGAGGGTCTCGGCTCTCCGCAGGTTTGGAGTGGCTGGCTCGACGTCAGGGACGGTCGGTCGATCACAAATTTTCACCGTGATGTCGTGAACAACTTTGGCCGCGTTGATGTCTTAATTAACAATGCAGGATTAGCTGCTGGTCTGGATCCCGTATCCACTGGAGAAGACGCCGATTGGGAGGCGATGCTGGACACGAACGTGCTCGGTCTATTAAAAGTCACTCGAGCGTTTCTTCCAGATATGGTGACAAGACAGCGCGGTCATATCATCAATCTTGGCTCTATTGCTGGGTTGCAGACATATGCGAAAGGAGCTGCTTATGCCGGCTCAAAACATGCTGTCCGGGCGATCAGCGGCGCCCTCAGATTAGAATTAATTGGTGCAGGAATACGAGTCACCGAAATTGACCCTGG includes:
- the moaC gene encoding cyclic pyranopterin monophosphate synthase MoaC — translated: MGDFSHLSQDGNARMVDIGAKAITARKALVGGCVSISKDCRAALKAESIREIITTARIAGIQASKQCSMLIPLCHQIALNKVEIEIVLDPNKLQFSLSVQAHSAGSTGVEMEALTAASIAGLTIYDMIKAVDPAATVGPFRLLHKSGGKHGEWSRDD
- a CDS encoding molybdopterin molybdotransferase MoeA, yielding MLVKIVAPRWMCMISYERALEIIATLPRSSQLGSVQLEHALGRILATDLAARIPSPPFCNSAMDGYVCRWDELVSTPLKVSGLLKAQANPSVSWTSPRESGTCFRITTGSPVPPWADTVVPHEGVKVRSDGRIELNGQLKPGDNIRRAGEDLTEGEQIIASGTLLDPERIMLAAAFGHETLLTFEPPKIIVATSGDEIVSPGSQLPFGAMFNSNRYFLQASLQKLGLSCASEPIHLRDELSVAVKRMKEELGNSSGSTMTITTGAVSAGDTDFIPELVRTLGFKILFHKVAVRPGKPVMLAIRDQHVWLGLPGNPLATCTGWYYFGRPVLTAISGLAPTKKQIVQCSTDLTKPESLRCFYRGILNADGLKISPKQGSAHFSASIDNNAYVELPAGYSTIQAGTKLLALTP
- a CDS encoding radical SAM protein — encoded protein: MLMHNYTLAILCGGMSSRLGSDKGLYRPPGEDSLIVRTLRLLGRQATEVLLVCHDPAQKSHYETELSLCAVKPRTSPLRIVTDQSAIDSIIPRSALTGIATALIHAKNPRVLVVAIDQLGVRQRHLLRLLQAAGPMTEQSVVTFSDASGDPLPFPSMWSTSTLPSILTRLANGAFSVRSAIRESTYLLLNFESETPGLTDPLLVNANTLSDMSQYFGKPLFDFRGRRLNYLRFSLTEACNMACTYCLPEGYPQWYRHKATLTLPQITTLLGGFRRLGFRKVRFTGGEPTTHRSCLQAVAVADSMGFETIAITTNGLLIGDLKPWINAGLTHLNVSLDSLDEDEFLQLTKSKELKKVLQLIEQAAALGIKTKVNTVLMRSVNGSRSSIIRLLDWVSKTPITLRFIELMDTGLNHSFAARERILGTDIEPLLIERGYARVNQDTKNLNPEGPAVNYAHPFWSGQIGLINPLSGNFCNTCNRLRITARGNLKLCLFGDQDSALDMTSPEAVALNVQQLIGTKPERHYLDVGNYGNVATFRTIGG
- a CDS encoding SDR family NAD(P)-dependent oxidoreductase gives rise to the protein MANRVVVITGASSGIGAACARAFASHGCRLALGARRTDRLASLARELEGLGSPQVWSGWLDVRDGRSITNFHRDVVNNFGRVDVLINNAGLAAGLDPVSTGEDADWEAMLDTNVLGLLKVTRAFLPDMVTRQRGHIINLGSIAGLQTYAKGAAYAGSKHAVRAISGALRLELIGAGIRVTEIDPGMVETEFSLVRLKDPKKANAVYAGMTPLTAEDIADTIMFAANRPSHVNIDQIVLMPTDQAAATQVYRRPQA
- a CDS encoding MogA/MoaB family molybdenum cofactor biosynthesis protein, which produces MVSGAGMTESRTSKVLVSSDRAADGIYGDLSGPAAANWLELHGYRVEGIQIVADDRLELGRAIEIACSGEIDLLVISGGTGLGSRDITPQTLDAIADYSIPGFGELLRRESLRYSLNAYLSRCGGWVKNRVLVLALPGNPKAVCEQLDILSDLLPHALKSLGDACKDRRAPVDVHD